The ANME-2 cluster archaeon sequence TCACCAGTACAGATATGGCATTGGGATCGTGTTCGGCCTGGGCAAGCATATCAGCAGCAATGAATCCAGGCTCTGCTGTGTCATCGGCTATGATAAGCACTTCACTGGGCCCGGCAGGGAAATCTATCTCGCAATGGTCCCTGACCATCATCTTGGCAGCCGTCACATACACATTCCCGGGCCCCACGATCTTATCAACTGCCCAAACAGAGTCCGTACCATAGGCCATGGCACCCACGGCCTGCACTCCGCCTACCTGGTAGATATGGTCAGCTCCTGCAATGTGTGCCGCAGCCAGTGTCAGCGGGTTTACCCCATCAGGTCCGGGCGGAGTACATACGACTACCTTCTTCACACCTGCAACCTTTGCCGGTATTACGGTCATCAGTGCAGTGGATGGGTACGCTGCCCTGCCGCCCGGTACATATGCGCCAACCACGGCCAGAGGTGTGGTCTTCTGCCCCAGCATGACACCGGGTGAGGATTCCATGAACCACTGTGATTCGCCCAGTTGTGCCCTGTGGAACGTCATGATGTTGTCGGCCGCAACCTCCAGGTGCTCAATGAGATTGGGGAGGACTGTATCCAGGGCGGACTTTATTGTGTTATTGTCTACTTCGATCTCATCAATGTCAACACCATCGAATTGTTTGGTGTACTGCCGGATTGCGGTATCGCCCTGGTTCTTCACATCCCCGAG is a genomic window containing:
- the hisD gene encoding histidinol dehydrogenase gives rise to the protein MIHKQLSNLTIQESQRLLDRAGGIQDVTDTVSGILGDVKNQGDTAIRQYTKQFDGVDIDEIEVDNNTIKSALDTVLPNLIEHLEVAADNIMTFHRAQLGESQWFMESSPGVMLGQKTTPLAVVGAYVPGGRAAYPSTALMTVIPAKVAGVKKVVVCTPPGPDGVNPLTLAAAHIAGADHIYQVGGVQAVGAMAYGTDSVWAVDKIVGPGNVYVTAAKMMVRDHCEIDFPAGPSEVLIIADDTAEPGFIAADMLAQAEHDPNAISVLVTTSTDVAAKVKASLQEMAKTAKRKEIIEQSLENAAVLVADSIDDCIDFSNRFAPEHLEVMTAADERVLKEIINAGSIFLGQYTPVSVGDYASGTNHVLPTAGYGRIYSGLNVDHFIKKSTIQKLSREGLAGLESTITSLAEAEGLHAHAQAVRKRLD